A single region of the Sorghum bicolor cultivar BTx623 chromosome 9, Sorghum_bicolor_NCBIv3, whole genome shotgun sequence genome encodes:
- the LOC8069503 gene encoding ATP-dependent DNA helicase Q-like SIM, with the protein MDPDVSADGLIAELLDMGFDFDAISAAVGAVGPRRAEVLELLLGGSAPRAGQEGRRGGGVPCRPAPSAARPRPAGKGAKLPNPRGRLRQSSITDHVGSATGGRKESGREASTSLPCSSAPGDPRVPVGADFCSKLGPQSRSLVENSTGESDQMDRVSAVLQKHFGFSCLKSFQKEVLDAWFAHRDCLVLAATGSGKSLCFQIPALLTAKIVVVISPLISLMHDQCLKLANHGISACFLGSGQPDSRVEGKAMAGMYKIVYVCPETILRLMEPLKKLAEKPGIALFAIDEVHCVSKWGHDFRPDYRRLSVLRENFSSSKLKFLKHDIPLMALTATATIPVREDIIKSLKMSKDTTIVLTSFFRPNLRFSVKHSKTSVSSYGKDFQELIGTYNASRKGQQIIHENDTDSERSSYESWNDSASDYEDENVDSASHGDKNVGKTKTSMSVVKENIENELDLYQGVDDFDVSCGEFLECSRPESSKSPAQSNQTSSSECGDQGPTIVYVPTRKETVEVANFLCKSGLRAAAYNAKMPKSHLRQVHQQFHCNDLEVVVATIAFGMGIDKSNVRRIIHYGLPQSLEAYYQEAGRAGRDGKLSDCTLYCNFFRAPTLLPNKRSEEQTKAAYRMLRDCFHYSLNTSTCRAKILVKYFGEDFGHDGCRMCDICTNGPPQMHDFKEEAIVFMNVLQGRSGGETEDMIYSSVPHYSSGRRGFGDVPNFRMVVSHIREKLPRFAATDKMWWQGLSRILEGLRYVQEAAETPRVSMQYPELTEEGLKFLRSSQSEEQPLYAYPDAAMLLAMKEPRPFSDFSEWGRGWADPEIRRQRLAGKKAGRRKRKWRSRSRQQQPAGFTTAKERLAAILAKKRKR; encoded by the exons ATGGATCCCGACGTGTCCGCTGACGGCCTCATCGCCGAGCTGCTTGACATGGGCTTCGACTTCGACGCCATCAGCGCCGCGGTCGGCGCCGTCGGCCCGCGCCGCGCGGAGGTGCTTGAGCTCCTGCTGGGCGGGTCTGCCCCACGCGCGGGGCAGGAGGGGAGGCGAGGAGGGGGAGTGCCATGCCGTCCCGCGCCGTCTGCGGCGCGGCCACGGCCGGCTGGCAAGGGGGCGAAATTGCCTAACCCTAGGGGAAGGCTTAGGCAGTCCAGCATTACTGATCATGTTGGCTCAGCTACTGGCGGTAGAAAGGAATCTGGTCGGGAAGCGAGCACTTCGTTGCCTTGTTCATCGGCTCCTGGTGATCCCAGGGTGCCAGTGGGTGCTGATTTTTGTTCCAAACTGGGACCCCAATCTCGGTCTTTGGTTGAGAACTCGACAGGGGAGTCTGACCAAATGGACAGAGTTAGTGCTGTTCTGCAAAAGCATTTTGGGTTTTCCTGCCTCAAATCATTCCAAAAGGAAGTCTTGGATGCTTGGTTTGCTCACAGGGATTGTCTTGTCCTAGCAGCGACAGGATCAG GAAAATCCCTCTGTTTTCAGATCCCAGCTCTATTAACAGCAAAGATTGTGGTGGTCATATCACCCTTGATAAGTCTAATGCATGATCAGTGCCTGAAACTTGCAAATCATGGGATATCTGCATGCTTCCTTGGATCAGGGCAACCTGATAGCCGCGTTGAAGGTAAAGCGATGGCTGGCATGTATAAGATTGTTTATGTTTGCCCTGAGACAATATTAAG ATTGATGGAACCATTGAAGAAACTTGCAGAAAAGCCAGGGATTgcactctttgccattgatgaGGTCCATTGTGTTTCTAAATGGGGTCATGATTTTCGACCTGACTATAG GAGATTATCTGTGTTGAGAGAAAATTTCAGTTCCAGCAAATTGAAGTTCTTGAAGCATGATATTCCTTTGATGGCGTTGACAGCTACTGCAACTATTCCTGTACGAGAAGACATTATCAAGTCCTTGAAAATGTCAAAAGATACAACGATTGTGTTAACTTCTTTTTTCCGGCCAAATCTCCGGTTCAGT GTAAAGCACAGCAAAACTTCTGTGTCATCATATGGGAAGGACTTCCAAGAACTGATAGGGACATATAATGCTTCAAGGAAAGGGCAGCAAATTATTCATGAAAATGACACTGACTCTGAAAGAAGTTCATATGAATCTTGGAATGATAGTGCATCAGATTATGAAGACGAAAATGTTGATTCTGCAAGCCATGGGGATAAGAATGTtggaaaaacaaaaactagCATGAGTGTGGTAAAAGAAAACATTGAAAATGAGTTGGATCTGTATCAAGGAGTTGATGATTTTGATG TTTCATGTGGAGAGTTCCTTGAATGCTCGCGGCCTGAGAGCTCCAAGTCTCCTGCTCAATCCAATCAAACTAGCTCCTCAGAATGTGGCGACCAAGGTCCTACAATTGTTTATGTACCCACAAGGAAAGAAACCGTTGAAGTAGCTAACTTCCTCTGCAAATCTGGTCTCAGAGCTGCAGCATATAATGCAAAG ATGCCTAAATCTCATTTGAGGCAGGTGCATCAGCAGTTTCATTGCAACGACTTAGAG GTTGTGGTGGCTACCATAGCATTTGGCATGGGAATTGACAAATCAAATGTTAGGCGAATTATTCACTATGGTTTACCGCAG AGTTTAGAAGCATATTATCAAGAAGCTGGCCGTGCTGGTAGAGATGGAAAGCTGTCAGATTGCA CtctatattgtaatttttttagagcaccgaCACTCCTTCCTAATAAAAGAAGTGAGGAACAGACAAAGGCTGCGTATAGAATGCTACGTGATTGTTTTCA CTATTCTCTGAACACTTCAACATGTAGAGCCAAAATACTAGTgaagtacttcggtgaagatttTGGTCATGATGGATGTCGCAT GTGTGACATCTGTACTAATGGCCCTCCTCAAATGCATGATTTCAAGGAAGAAGCGATTGTGTTCATGAATGTGCTCCAGGGTCGAAGT GGTGGTGAAACTGAAGATATGATTTACAGCAGTGTACCCCATTACAGCTCTGGTAGGAGAGGGTTTGGTGACGTACCTAACTTTCGAATGGTTGTCAGTCATATAAGGGAAAAG CTTCCTAGGTTTGCTGCAACTGACAAGATGTGGTGGCAAGGTCTTTCCCGTATATTAGAAGGCCTGAGATACGTACAGGAAGCAGCTGAAACT CCTCGTGTCTCCATGCAGTACCCTGAGCTGACGGAGGAGGGACTAAAGTTTCTTCGCAGCTCACAATCGGAGGAACAACCTCTGTATGCATACCCAGACGCGGCAATGCTGTTGGCAATGAAGGAACCAAGGCCCTTCTCTGATTTCTCTGAGTGGGGCAGAGGCTGGGCCGATCCCGAGATCCGTCGGCAGCGTCTGGCGGGAAAGAAGGCCGGGAGAAGAAAACGGAAGTGGCGCTCCCGGTCCCGGCAGCAGCAACCGGCCGGATTCACCACCGCCAAAGAGAGACTGGCCGCGATACTTGCGAAGAAGCGAAAAAGGTGA